DNA from Solanum stenotomum isolate F172 chromosome 3, ASM1918654v1, whole genome shotgun sequence:
ATATGTGTATATTGTGTGTGTATACCACTCATGAATCCAACAGCAAAATAACTGAAAAGGGAATACAAgatattaaaaggaaaaattaaggaaattaaTACAAAAACTCACTTTCTATTGCCAAATTTTTCACAAAGGCTGCAGCCTTTGCAACTTGTTAATTACTTAGCCAAAAAGGGGCAAAAAGGGATTGGAAAAAGGAGAATGGCATAAAATTGTACGATATTGTTCTTCAAATAGgctgatctttaatttttatttttaagtagaTTGATTTTTAATGTTTGATCTTTTATTCATCGAACGTATGTTTAGTGGGGAAAAAGTTCTTTAAAAATTGGTGTCATTCCCGGACATAACTTATGTATATTATGATACAAAAATATGAACTCATAcgtcataaaaaaattatttgttacgagggacataaattaaaaagcACCACAAAGTATGAATAGAAGTGCAAATGGTGCCCAAACATAACTTACATGTATTATGATACAAAAATATGAACTTATacactataaaaaaattatttgtcatgaggaacataaattaAAGAGCACCACAAAGTATGACTAGAAGTGCAAATTAGCCGGGAAATGGTGCATTTAGGTAGACTTCTGATTTGATGGCCCGAAAGCCCAATTCCAATCAACTCGTTAAGAAATTCAATTGTCCTATGATTTCTGGTAAATTAATGTTCTAATAGCCTGTAATTGTGGTTATAAATTGATGTTTTAGTTCGAACACAATGAACTAAAACTTGACTAATGTCAGTGGCGGAGTCAAAAACTTCAACTTGCCAGAAACCACTAGGCTACAATAAAGGTTGTTAACGGTAGCTCCGCCACTACTTGAAATTGTAGAGGATAATTTAGACCCTTTTGTACTTGATGaaaatttgttgtttcttttctAGTTTATGATATGTGACAAGTTAGAAAGGACTTTCATTTATAGTTGTAGAATAAAATAAAGCAACAACATGTATATACAATAaaatctcactaaattaatataggtgatcatgaaatattatttattactctttatgtccctaattacttgtccacttttgaattgacacacctattaagaaaacaataattgacatagaGAGTTTACCGTTTTAtgcctattaattatgaagtagatgaattaaaaacttaagattttcaagaagttctacattttttaaaataattaattgaaggtataataggtaaaatatttttgtcctttcttgatttgtcaaaatggacaagtaattagggacaactataaaaggaaaagtggacaagtaattagggacaaagtgagtaatttaaagagtattttgaaattcaatgaAGGCTAATTTTGATTACATCAAAATGattgtatcttactaatttatttatcatagttattgaattcacataaaaaataaatttattatacataaagtacaatGAATACATCAAAATTATACATGTTCGGAGATACAGAgcttagaagaaattgtggataccATTGAAAAAACAATGATGATGgtgaagttgaagatgatacaatacctttgaaatcaattacGCGTAAAAAAACACTTATCGCATCTAGAATTCTTCACACTGGaacttttggatgcaataagaaaaaattagatATATTGAGTTTTcactagatttaaattttaacaaaaaaaaacaaaagtatattattttattatcttatcgaaatgagTGATTTTTTCGATTGGGCCAAATCTGAACATGAGAAAAACATTATCTTagagaaattattaatttaccAGGTATTAATTTAGTGAAGTTTTACCGTATATATAGACAAAATTGAGTTTTAACAACTTCTTAATAACAATATTGACCAAGGATATCCATTTTACCCAGAGTCTATCATTTTTCTTTGACAAATTCTAGCAGGTTTTGGGCTTTTGGCTATTGCTGCAAACTCATCAAGTTGAGCCTCAAGATGGTTTTGGCAAACAGATTCTGGACCAAGCCACTAATGACTTCCTTGTGGGCTCATTTGTCCCTGATCATGTATAGCTTCTCCAATAGGCACCAATCATCTTAAGCACCTTAACATGTATAAGAAACAATAGAGTCTAATAGGCTTGAATTCCAAATAACATAGTTTGGATTAACACATAATAGAAGATGAGTGAGAAAATGTGAAGTGGATAAAACCATATATTTATTGTTAAAGAAAGAGATATACATGAAAAGTTAAGAAAATGTTATAAAGGAATTGAAGTTCGCCATTAGAATATTTGTGATGTAATTTGAGTTGGAATGGACAGAGTTAATGGTAAGTGCCTAAGGGGGACAGTTTGCCTATTTGTGAGCAAAGTATTCgttttgatatgtatttttacGAAGGATTCCTATTAGAATATAATGTCAAAAAAGTGTCTGTTTTGAGGCCAAACTCCATACGAGTCCACAATGATTTCCCTCTCCTCATCTTCcttcctcttctcttttttcccTACATTTACACAAGCCTTTTCTTCGTCTTGACTCATTTCATTGCACATAATTCCCTCTTTATTTCATATTCCTCTCCCCTCTCTCTTTATGTTATCCTCTTTCACATCTTGACCCGCTTTTCaagaatacatatatatatatatatatcaattactTACCCATCCAAATCCAGAAGAAATCAACACAAATTTACTTGCAGGGTCTGCATCGTACGGTTCAATTCGATTCTAtgtattattgatttgatttattgtttttcattttttaaatctaTTATCCAACCTCTTCTCCTTAacaacctcttcttcttctctctttttcttttctttttcccccctcaaatttacataaatcgtttctttttcttttgactCATTTCATTGCACACGATTCCCTCTTTATCTCAAATtcctttttccttctctttctctGTTTCTGTTATTCTCTTTCATATTCCTATATGTATTCATtcctatattataatttatagctAAAAATAGTTCTACACAAACCTAGTTTCTTGTTTTGTATAGCCGCCACATTTTACGGTCTTTGAGAATGAAtgcatttcttcttcttcttctccatgtAGTTTTACTGCAAATTTAACCAGCCattaatcaatcaatcaatatgGACAAGCACCGGAGGTGGACATATTCCATTACCAAGCTTGTTTTCTGGGCAACCATTTTTGCAGGTACCCTTCTTTTCTTGTGTGTTTTTCGTTCTTCTCCTCCATCTCATTCTGCAACTATGAAATGGGGTAGTAGTAATAATACCCCACAATGGGAAAACCGTGTCAGATTATCTGCCCGTTCACGTTCCGGTCATTTATCCGTTCTTGTTACCGGCGCCGCCGGTTTCGTTGGGTCTCATGTCTCCGCCGCACTCAAACGCCGTGGTGATGGCGTTGTTGGATTAGATAATTTCAACAGCTATTATGACCCATCGTTGAAAAGGGCCCGTCAGAAATTGTTGGAACATAAAGGGGTTTTTGTCATTGAAGGTGATATCAATGACGAAAAGCTTCTGAAAAAGCTTTTCGACATTGTTGAATTTACCCATGTAATGCACTTAGCTGCACAGGCCGGCGTTCGTTACGCAATGAAGAATCCTGGTTCTTACATCCATAGCAACATTGCAGGCCTCGTTACCCTTTTCGAGGCCTGCAAATCCGCTAACCCACAACCTTCAATTGTTTGGGCATCATCCAGCTCTGTTTATGGGCTCAATTCCAAAGTACCCTTCTCAGAAAAAGATCAAACGGATCAACCAGCGAGTCTATACGCCGCCACAAAGAAAGCCGGTGAAGAAATTGCACATACTTACAATCACATCTACGGTCTTTCCATTACAGGGTTAAGATTCTTCACTGTTTATGGACCTTGGGGTCGGCCAGATATGGCGTATTTCTTCTTCACAAAGAACATACTAAAAGGAAACCCCATTTCAGTATTTCAAGGTTCAAACAACAAAAGTGTAGCTAGAGATTTTACCTACATTGATGATATAGTAAAAGGGTGTTTAGGGGCTTTGGATACAGCAGAGAAGAGCACAGGAAGTGgtggaaagaagaagaagaatgcaCAATTAAGGGTGTTTAATTTGGGGAATACTTCACCAGTTCCAGTAACAAAGCTAGTTAGCATATTGGAGAAACTACTCAAGGTAAAGGCTAAAAGAAATGTGTTGCCATTGCCAAGAAATGGAGATGTGATGTTTACTCATGCTAATATCAGTTATGCTCAGAAGGAATTTGGATACAAACCCACTACAGATTTGCAGATGGGGTTGCAGAAATTTGTTAATTGGTATCTTGATTACTATTCaataattgaaaagaagaatTATTGATCAAGTATATGGTGTTCCATGAGACGCTTGTATAggcatttgaatttttttagtcTCTTTTTTTCTTGGATTAGTTGTATTGATTACTTGCAGTTAGGCGGATTTATTATGCTAATGATCTCACACATAGTATTAATGAGTTGAGGTTCTAT
Protein-coding regions in this window:
- the LOC125860844 gene encoding UDP-glucuronate 4-epimerase 2-like; protein product: MDKHRRWTYSITKLVFWATIFAGTLLFLCVFRSSPPSHSATMKWGSSNNTPQWENRVRLSARSRSGHLSVLVTGAAGFVGSHVSAALKRRGDGVVGLDNFNSYYDPSLKRARQKLLEHKGVFVIEGDINDEKLLKKLFDIVEFTHVMHLAAQAGVRYAMKNPGSYIHSNIAGLVTLFEACKSANPQPSIVWASSSSVYGLNSKVPFSEKDQTDQPASLYAATKKAGEEIAHTYNHIYGLSITGLRFFTVYGPWGRPDMAYFFFTKNILKGNPISVFQGSNNKSVARDFTYIDDIVKGCLGALDTAEKSTGSGGKKKKNAQLRVFNLGNTSPVPVTKLVSILEKLLKVKAKRNVLPLPRNGDVMFTHANISYAQKEFGYKPTTDLQMGLQKFVNWYLDYYSIIEKKNY